From the Leptospira sp. WS60.C2 genome, one window contains:
- a CDS encoding MBL fold metallo-hydrolase, translated as MIVQLYGVRGSIASPLRNQDYRKKIIEILDLYKQSGAEGSADEFWQNLPYHLKFVTGSDTTCVSVTDDDGETYILDMGTGLRNLGDELVSEYFTNQLKKTVSFFITHTHWDHIQGLPFFKPIYFPDFQLHFYSPYADLEKRLQRQQEPEFFPVPLEGTGSAKEFKLFFPGDVLEFPSGLKVECYPLKHPGGSFAYKFTNRAGKIFIFATDAEFTGADMDLIHDCLPFFADADLLVLDTQYTLDESFSKFDWGHTAYTMSVNCASSWRVKNLVLTHHEPSYSDEKIYEIYESAKLHKQQLGEKKLKIHLAREGLRFHL; from the coding sequence GTGATTGTGCAACTCTACGGAGTCCGTGGCTCTATTGCAAGCCCCCTCCGCAACCAAGACTACCGCAAAAAGATTATCGAGATTCTAGACCTCTATAAACAATCTGGGGCAGAGGGATCGGCGGATGAGTTTTGGCAAAATCTTCCTTACCACTTAAAATTTGTCACAGGATCTGACACAACCTGCGTCTCTGTCACAGATGATGATGGAGAAACCTATATTTTGGATATGGGAACAGGGCTTCGTAATTTAGGAGATGAGTTGGTTTCGGAGTATTTTACAAACCAATTGAAAAAAACAGTCTCCTTTTTTATCACACACACCCATTGGGATCATATCCAAGGCCTTCCCTTTTTTAAGCCAATTTATTTCCCAGATTTCCAACTGCACTTTTATTCTCCCTATGCGGATTTAGAAAAACGATTACAGAGACAACAGGAACCTGAATTTTTTCCCGTGCCACTGGAGGGAACAGGTTCCGCAAAAGAGTTCAAACTCTTCTTCCCTGGAGATGTTTTGGAATTTCCTTCCGGTCTCAAAGTAGAATGTTATCCACTCAAACATCCAGGTGGTTCGTTTGCCTATAAGTTCACCAATCGGGCTGGTAAAATTTTTATTTTTGCCACCGATGCCGAGTTCACAGGTGCTGATATGGATCTCATTCATGATTGTTTGCCTTTTTTTGCCGATGCAGACCTACTTGTTTTAGATACTCAATACACACTTGATGAATCCTTTTCCAAATTTGATTGGGGCCATACTGCTTATACGATGTCTGTCAATTGTGCCTCTTCATGGCGTGTGAAGAATTTAGTCCTCACTCACCACGAACCAAGTTACTCTGATGAAAAAATTTATGAGATTTATGAAAGTGCCAAATTGCACAAACAGCAATTAGGTGAAAAGAAATTAAAAATTCATTTAGCAAGAGAAGGGCTTAGATTCCACTTATAA